A stretch of the Zeugodacus cucurbitae isolate PBARC_wt_2022May chromosome 6, idZeuCucr1.2, whole genome shotgun sequence genome encodes the following:
- the Socs6_2 gene encoding uncharacterized protein Socs6_2 has product MNERICIKNVDCEQPPNEGGGDAPATSPNASNATTPTSTMKEKRNWFQSLTRRKKSSSQMSLADIPSTSRHVPQIQNNNNEPEQVTCTRNNTAVNDANSMNVTSVTGRKRKEGKNVFQRLRKKMGLRFSSLRNRQDESGKSDCGVACASGTINATDEFSTHSPIHEPQQRALYTNVEEEEIIPFTIGYKRFIAKKWLENEESPNRIMYTASSQMLSQVWYWGEISRLDAQKQLSDKPTGSFLVRDSETRGCQFTLSFRIVNVTFHYRLEYHDGYWHFEELQYESIVEMIDDILYRCTNDNFVCFVKVQNELQPPCPVILKYPLSRYFKMPQLQDLCRRVIQQHVAAEEIAKLPIPPKLHDYLSVRRELVFHS; this is encoded by the exons ATGAATGAGcgcatttgcataaaaaatgtcGATTGTGAGCAGCCGCCAAATGAGGGCGGTGGAGATGCTCCTGCCACTAGTCCTAACGCATCCAATGCTACAACTCCCACATCGACAATGAAAGAGAAGCGCAACTGGTTCCAATCACTAACAAGGCGAAAAAAATCTTCATCCCAGATGTCATTGGCTGATATACCATCAACATCTAGACACGttccacaaatacaaaataacaacaatgaacCTGAGCAAGTGACGTGCACACGGAATAATACAGCTGTGAATGATGCCAATTCCATGAATGTTACTAGTGTTACCGGGAGGAAGCGCAAAGAGGGAAAGAATGTTTTTCAAAGACTGCGAAAGAAAATGGGCTTAAGATTTTCTTCTTTGCGAAATCGACAGGATGAAAGTGGTAAATCTGATTGTGGTGTCGCCTGTGCTTCAGGCACAATAAACGCTACCGATGAATTCTCAACTCATTCACCTATTCATGAACCACAGCAACGTGCGCTTTATACAAATGTTGAAGAGGAAGAAATTATACCATTTACTATTGGTTATAAACGATTTATTGCGAAGAAGTGGTTAGAAAATGAAGAAAGCCCTAACCGTATAATGTATACTGCAAGCTCACAAATGTTAAG CCAAGTGTGGTACTGGGGCGAGATATCACGACTAGATGCACAAAAACAGTTGAGTGACAAACCCACCGGTTCATTTCTGGTACGCGACTCGGAGACACGTGGTTGTCAGTTTACGCTTAGCTTTCGCATTGTGAACGTGACCTTTCACTATCGTTTAGAGTATCATGATGGTTATTGGCACTTTGAGGAACTACAATATGAATCCATAGTAGAAATGATAGACGATATATTGTATCGTTGTACTAATGACAATTTTGTATGCTTCGTGAAAGTTCAAAATGAGTTGCAACCACCTTGCCCGGTTATACTGAAGTATCCACTAAGTCGTTATTTCAAAATGCCACAATTGCAAGACTTGTGTCGACGCGTAATACAACAACATGTTGCAGCGGAAGAAATCGCAAAGCTGCCGATTCCACCAAAACTTCATGATTATTTAAGTGTTAGACGAGAGTTAGTCTTTCATAGTTAA